The stretch of DNA CTCATACTAATAGATCGAGGGCTTGACCAAATAAACAACTGGATATTATGTGCAATTTTGAAAGAACAATATTAATAAAATAATGTTTTTTCACAAAAGAATTTATTTACATAAGAGTAAATTCACATTAAATTTGATAGATTCGAGCAGTACTAGGAGTCAAGGAGCGCGGAGCGGAACATACTTTAAGCTATGTGAGCACCACAGCGACGCAGACGACAACGTAATGCGAAGGAGATAGAAAATTTAGAAGTAAAATTGGTGATGATGATACAAAGGTAACACCCCTTCCCATTTCGAACAGGACGGTTAAGCTTTGAGATGCCGATGGTACTGCACGGGAGACTGTGTGGGAGAGTAGGGAATCGCCAATTGTTGTTCCGCGATAGCTCAATGGTGGAGCACTCGGCTGTTAACCGATAGGTTGGAGGTTCGAGCCCTCTTCGCGGAGCCATTTTATTATGACAAGTAACTCAGCAGAAGCTGAGTTTTTTTGTTTTTCAATAAAACTTATGGTTAAGGGTGAGTGTTTTTGAAAGTTTTTGACCGCTTGTGATTAAAATTTATTATTTTTGAGCGAAATATTATTGACAATTGAAATGTAATCATTTAAAATACAATTAAGCAATCAAAAACAATCATAATTAATCAAATAAATCCAATAAAGGAGTTTGAGTGATCATGTTTGCGCAAGAAAGACAACAAATAATATCAAATATGTTAAAAGAGAAAAGTAGCATTAAAGTTATAGAAATTGCAGAGGCATTAGAGGTTTCAGAATCTACCATTAGGAGAGATCTCCAAGAGATGGAAGAGAAAAGTCTTTTGATGAGAACTCATGGAGGAGCTGTAGGAGTAGATAATAGAACCAACTATGAACCATCATTTTTAGATAAAAAAGATGAAAGAAAAGATAAGAAAATAAAGATTGCAGAATGTGCAAGTAAAATGATAAAAGATGGAGATACAGTAATATTAGACTCTGGAACAACTACACTTGAAATAGCAAAAAGAATAACAGCCAAAGATGTAACAATAGTAACTAATTCAATAGATATAGCTGGTGAATTATCATCAAATGATCAAATAGAAGTCATAGTTACGGGAGGATCCATTAGAGTTAGTACAAGAGCAATGGTTGGAACTATAACTGAAAGAATGTTGAAAAATTTTAGGGTTGATAAAGCATTTATAGGAGCCAATGGTATATCCATAGATGATGGTGTTACAACTCCAAATGTAACAGAAGCTCAAACAAAAAAAGTTATGATGAATAATGCAAGAGAAGTTATAGTAGTAGCTGATGGAAGCAAGTTTAGAAATGTATCATTTTCAGTAATTTGTCCAGTAAAAGCAGTAAGTATGATTATAACTAGTGATGAAATAACTGAACAAGAAGTGCAAGAATATAACGAAGTAGGTGTTGAAGTTATAACTACTTAGAACGAAGGGGATGATATTATGGTAATTACCGTAACCTTAAATCCAGCCCTAGATAGAACACTGATTATTGAGGATTTTACTTTAGGTAGTGTAAATAGAGCGTCTAAAGAGAGATTTGATATTGGAGGAAAAGGAATTAATGTATCGAAGGTACTAAAAAACCTAGGAATTCAATCAAAGGCCATTGGTTTTTTAGGTGGTATGGTTAAAAGTGTTTTTCTAGAAGAGCTAGATAATAGAGGTATAGAGCATCAATTTGTTGAAATAGGGGCTCAGACAAGAACTAATATAAAAGTAGTAGACAATAAAAATTCTACTAATACTGATATTAATGAGGCGGGTCCAGTAATAAAGGAAAACGAGTTACAAAGATTTATAGAGATATATAAGGAAAATTGCAAAAAAGAAAATATTATAGTCATATCAGGTGGGATACCTAAGGGTATTTCAGATGACATATATGCAACGCTAATAAAGATAGCTAAGGAAAGAGGGGCTTATACAATATTAGATGCTGAAGGGGAGCTATTTAAGAAAGCAATAATGGAAAAACCTTATGCAATAAAGCCCAATAACCATGAATTATCATTACTGTTTAATGAAAGACTAGAAGGTGAAAATAAAATAATTGAAAAAGCAGTTGAAATTCTAAATGATGGAGTATCAAAGGTTTTAGTTTCATTAGGTTCTAAAGGGGCCATATATGTTACAGATGATGAAATTTATTTAGCAAAAGGCTTGAAGGTAGAAGTTAATAGTACTGTAGGAGCTGGTGATTCTATGGTAGCAGCGATGGTGTATTCACTTCTAAATAAATTAAGTAATAAAGATACCTTGACTTTTGCACAAGCTTGCGGAGCTTCGACAGTACAATTAGAAGGGACAGAAGCTTGTACATTAGATGAAGTAAAAAACTTGTTAGAAATATCTGAAAGAAATGTGAGGCGCATAGATTATGGAAATTAGAGATATGTTTTCAAAGGAAAGAGTAAATTTTGACATGAAATCAAAGACAAAAACTCAAGCATTGGATGAGCTTATTGAGTTGTTAATAAAAGATAATAAGATTAAAGATGCTGCAATATTTAAGAAAGCAGTATTAGATAGAGAGGAAGAATACTCAACAGGAATTGGAATGGGAATAGCAATCCCTCATGGAAAGAGTAATTCTGTTATAGAGGCTTCAATTGTATTCGGGAAGAGTGTAGATGGGGTTGAGTATGATTCAATGGATGGAAAACCAGCACATTTATTTTTCTTAATAGCAGTACCAGAAGAAGCTAATAATGTTCATTTGAAAGTATTAAGTGAAATATCAAGAAAATTAATGCATTCAGAAGTTAGAGAACAACTAATGAATTGTGGTAGCTTTGAAGATTTTCTAGAGGTCTTCTAACTATATAACGAACTTATATGTAAACTATTAAATTAAAAAAGGAGGAATCATAATGAAACTAGTAGCAATCACTTCATGTCCAACTGGGATAGCCCATACTTATATGGCAGCTGAAGCACTTCAAATGGCAGCAAAAGAGTTAGGATATGAGATAAAGGTTGAAACTCAAGGGTCAGTAGGGGCTGAAAATGTAATTACTAATGATGACTTAAGAGAAGCAAGAGCTGTAATTATTGCAGCAGATACAAATGTTGATAAAAGTAGATTTGTAGGTCTCCCATTAATTGAGGTTCCTGTAAAGGATGCCATAAAAGATTCAAAAGCTTTAATTAAAAGAGCACTAAATACAAAGGTTAGCGAAAATTTATCTAGTAAAGTTAATAAAATAAAAGCTGAAGAGAAGGAATCAAGAACTGGTGTATATAAACATTTAATGACAGGTGTATCATTTATGCTTCCATTTGTTGTGGCAGGTGGTCTTCTTATAGCATTAGGTTTCGCTTTTGGAGGAATTTATGTTTATGATTCTCCAAATAGCATTGGAGGCGCAATATTTTGGACAGGCAAAGCGTCTTTCGCACTAATGATTCCGGCCTTAGCTGGATATATAGCATATTCTATAGCTGATAGACCAGGATTGGTTCCAGGTATGGTAGGAGGATTCTTAGCACAGAATGTTGCTGGGTATGAATTCTTAAATACAAAAGTATCAAGCTTCTTAGGAGCTATTATAGCAGGATTTATTGCTGGTTACGTAGTTTTATTCTTAAAGAAATATATTAAGCTTCCTAAATCAATGGAAGGACTAATACCAATACTTGTTTTACCATTGTTATCAACTCTTATAGTAGGACTTATTATGTTATTTATAGTTGGTGGGCCAGTAGCATATGTAAATGACTCGCTTGCATGGTGGTTAAACGGATTAAAGGGTACAAATGCAGCTTTACTAGGAATTATATTAGGATTAATGATGGCATTTGATTTAGGTGGACCAGTAAACAAAGCAGCATATACATTTGCTACAGCAACTCTTGTAGCTGGAAAACTTTCAACTATAATGGCAGCAACTATGGTAGCAGGAATGGTTCCTCCACTTGGAATAGCATTAGCAACTGTAATTGCAAAGAAGAAGTTTACAGATGCTGAAAGAGAATCAGGAAAAGCAGCTTGGGCATTAGGATTATCATTCATATCTGAAGGAGCAATACCTTTTGCAGCAGCTGATCCGTTAAGAGTTATACCTTCAGTAATGGCAGGAGGAGCAGTAGCAGGCGGATTATCAATGGCATTTGGTTGTGGATTAGCAGTTCCACATGGTGGTATTTGGGTGTTAGCTATTCCTAATGTAGTTTCTAACCTATTACCATATGTTGTGGCACTTGTTGCTGGAACAGTAGTAACTGCAATTATTCTTTCAATAATTAAAAAGCCAGTGGCATAGCAAAATAAAAGTAAGATATAGTTAAAATAAGAGTTGCACATTTGATGTTAGTATGCTATTATAAAAAAGTACAATAGTACAAATAAAATAAGATAAAGATTGAATGAGATAATGATTTTCTCCAGTTTAGAGAATTTGTTAATCCAGTGAAGATCTTTAAAATGGAGGAATTGAAATGGCAGATAAAACTTTAGTATGCAGAGATTGTGGTAAAGAATTCGTATTCACAGAAGGAGAACAAGCGTTCTACAAAGAAAAAGGATTCGATAACGAACCAACAAGATGCGTAGATTGCAGAAGAGCAAAGAAACAACAAAATAACAGAAGATACTAATCTGAATGTTAGGCTATGAAAGGAAACTTTCATAGCTTTGTTTTTTTTTTACTCTTTAGGAATTTATAATATTTTAAGGTTGTGGATAAAATTATAAGTTTTAATTATAATCTAAGGATATATTGACATTGATATAAAGTAGAGATATAATTTTAAAAAATATAAAATTCTATGAAGAGAAAAGTAGTTGATAATTAATTTTCTTAGCGAGTGAAGAATGGTGGGAGCTTCATAAGATTATATCAATGAAAGACATCTCAGAGAAGTTTATTTGAATTTTAGTAGGATAAATCGGGAGCCACCGTTATATGGCTTTAGAGATAATCTTATTTAATGAGATTAATAAGGATGGCACCGTGGGTATAACCTCACTCCTTGCAAAGGGAGAGAGGTTTTTTTATTTATCAAAAACCATGAGTGGCATTATAACTTATTGATTTATTTAATAGGGTTAATTAGGATGGTACCGTGAATTTAAATCTTCGCTCCTAAATGGGGCGAAGATTTTTTTACTCTTTAGGAGTTGGAAAATTAGAAATAATATGGTAATTCAATGGGTTTCAATTGTAATTTAAGAATTAATTAAGCATCTCTAAAGAGTAAAAGAAAAAAATAGTCGCCTGCCGATTTTTTAGTCTAGAAAGGAGAAAAATTATGAAAAGAGAAATGGCAAAAGGTTTAAATGAAAAGATTGAAGAAAGGATAATGCTAAAAGGGTGGATTCATAGAATTAGAACGCTAAAAAATATAACATTTATAGTATTAAGAGATGAAAGTGGGCTAGTACAATGTGTAGCAGGAAAAGAAATATCACTAGATGGAGTTTCAAATGAAGCAGTTGTTGAGGTCATAGGGATAGTTAAAGAAGGAAAAAATTCATTAAATTCTTATGAAATTTCTGTAGAAAGTATATCTGTATTAAATGGGGTGATAGGAGAGCTACCTATTGAAATCAATAAGAATGAGCTTCAAGTATCATTAGATACACTTTTGAATAACAGGGTTCTTAGTTTAAGAAATGAAAATGAGAACTCAATTTTTAGGGTTCAGCATATCTTAGTTCAAGCATTTAGAAGTTTCTTATCTAGTGAAGGATTTACCGAGATATTCACTCCTAAAATAGTGGCTGAGGGGGCAGAAGGTGGGACTGCGTTATTCAAAGTAGATTATTTTGGAGAAAAAGCGTACCTTTCGCAGAGTCCTCAATTTTATAAACAAATGATGATTGGTGCAGGATATGAAAAGGTATTTGAAATAGGAAACTTTTTTAGAGCAGAAGAACATGATACAAGTAGACATTTGAATCAATTTACAAGTATGGATGTCGAGATGGCCTTTATAGAAGATGAGTCGACAATAATGGATTTAGAGCAAGAATTATTAAAATTTATAATGAAAGAACTAAGTGAAAAAGGAGAAAAGTATATAGAAGCATTAAAAATAGAAATTCCTATAATTGAAGAGATTCCTAGATTTGAATTACGAGAAGTAAAAGAAATCATTAAAGATAACTACGGAAAAATTATAAATGAAAATGATCTTGATCCAGAAGGAGAAAGACTAATAAGTAAATATATTAAAGAAAAATTTAATTCTGATTTTGTGTTTATTACTAATTATGGTAGAGAGTGTAGGCCGATGTATACAATGCCAAAAGGAGAAAATGGAACAAAAGCATTTGACCTTATATTTAGAGGAGTTGAATTAACTTCTGGTGCCCAGAGAATTCATGAGTATAATATGCTTGTTCAGAATTTTAAGGACAAGGGATTAAATCCAGATGACTTTAATAGTTATATAGAAACCTTTAAATATGGTATGCCACCACATGGAGGTTTTGCAATAGGACTTGAGAGGTTTATGG from Clostridium sp. 'White wine YQ' encodes:
- a CDS encoding DeoR/GlpR family DNA-binding transcription regulator, with translation MFAQERQQIISNMLKEKSSIKVIEIAEALEVSESTIRRDLQEMEEKSLLMRTHGGAVGVDNRTNYEPSFLDKKDERKDKKIKIAECASKMIKDGDTVILDSGTTTLEIAKRITAKDVTIVTNSIDIAGELSSNDQIEVIVTGGSIRVSTRAMVGTITERMLKNFRVDKAFIGANGISIDDGVTTPNVTEAQTKKVMMNNAREVIVVADGSKFRNVSFSVICPVKAVSMIITSDEITEQEVQEYNEVGVEVITT
- the pfkB gene encoding 1-phosphofructokinase, with the protein product MVITVTLNPALDRTLIIEDFTLGSVNRASKERFDIGGKGINVSKVLKNLGIQSKAIGFLGGMVKSVFLEELDNRGIEHQFVEIGAQTRTNIKVVDNKNSTNTDINEAGPVIKENELQRFIEIYKENCKKENIIVISGGIPKGISDDIYATLIKIAKERGAYTILDAEGELFKKAIMEKPYAIKPNNHELSLLFNERLEGENKIIEKAVEILNDGVSKVLVSLGSKGAIYVTDDEIYLAKGLKVEVNSTVGAGDSMVAAMVYSLLNKLSNKDTLTFAQACGASTVQLEGTEACTLDEVKNLLEISERNVRRIDYGN
- a CDS encoding PTS sugar transporter subunit IIA yields the protein MEIRDMFSKERVNFDMKSKTKTQALDELIELLIKDNKIKDAAIFKKAVLDREEEYSTGIGMGIAIPHGKSNSVIEASIVFGKSVDGVEYDSMDGKPAHLFFLIAVPEEANNVHLKVLSEISRKLMHSEVREQLMNCGSFEDFLEVF
- a CDS encoding PTS fructose transporter subunit IIC, which gives rise to MKLVAITSCPTGIAHTYMAAEALQMAAKELGYEIKVETQGSVGAENVITNDDLREARAVIIAADTNVDKSRFVGLPLIEVPVKDAIKDSKALIKRALNTKVSENLSSKVNKIKAEEKESRTGVYKHLMTGVSFMLPFVVAGGLLIALGFAFGGIYVYDSPNSIGGAIFWTGKASFALMIPALAGYIAYSIADRPGLVPGMVGGFLAQNVAGYEFLNTKVSSFLGAIIAGFIAGYVVLFLKKYIKLPKSMEGLIPILVLPLLSTLIVGLIMLFIVGGPVAYVNDSLAWWLNGLKGTNAALLGIILGLMMAFDLGGPVNKAAYTFATATLVAGKLSTIMAATMVAGMVPPLGIALATVIAKKKFTDAERESGKAAWALGLSFISEGAIPFAAADPLRVIPSVMAGGAVAGGLSMAFGCGLAVPHGGIWVLAIPNVVSNLLPYVVALVAGTVVTAIILSIIKKPVA
- a CDS encoding zinc-ribbon domain-containing protein; the encoded protein is MADKTLVCRDCGKEFVFTEGEQAFYKEKGFDNEPTRCVDCRRAKKQQNNRRY
- the aspS gene encoding aspartate--tRNA(Asn) ligase; its protein translation is MKREMAKGLNEKIEERIMLKGWIHRIRTLKNITFIVLRDESGLVQCVAGKEISLDGVSNEAVVEVIGIVKEGKNSLNSYEISVESISVLNGVIGELPIEINKNELQVSLDTLLNNRVLSLRNENENSIFRVQHILVQAFRSFLSSEGFTEIFTPKIVAEGAEGGTALFKVDYFGEKAYLSQSPQFYKQMMIGAGYEKVFEIGNFFRAEEHDTSRHLNQFTSMDVEMAFIEDESTIMDLEQELLKFIMKELSEKGEKYIEALKIEIPIIEEIPRFELREVKEIIKDNYGKIINENDLDPEGERLISKYIKEKFNSDFVFITNYGRECRPMYTMPKGENGTKAFDLIFRGVELTSGAQRIHEYNMLVQNFKDKGLNPDDFNSYIETFKYGMPPHGGFAIGLERFMALLLGIENVRKTSLFPRDRHRLVP